One region of Molothrus aeneus isolate 106 chromosome 1, BPBGC_Maene_1.0, whole genome shotgun sequence genomic DNA includes:
- the MSC gene encoding musculin translates to MSTGSASEAEELPEMDLRALQLEYPPPPAKRQPRGELYPSGDNSSAAEEEEEEEEEEEEDGEGSCAAGPAGSGCKRKRARGGGPGGKKAASGPRGPPPEGKQSQRNAANARERARMRVLSKAFSRLKTSLPWVPPDTKLSKLDTLRLASSYIAHLRQLLQEDRYENGYVHPVNLTWPFVVSGRPDSDTKEVSTASRLCGTTA, encoded by the exons ATGTCCACGGGCTCCGCGAGCGAGGCGGAGGAACTGCCCGAGATGGACCTGCGGGCGCTGCAGCTGGAAtacccgccgccgccggccaAGCGCCAGCCCCGCGGCGAGCTCTACCCCTCGGGGGACAACTCCTCggcggcggaggaggaggaagaggaggaagaagaggaggaagaggacgGCGAGGGCAGctgcgcggcggggccggcgggcagCGGCTGCAAGAGGAAacgggcgcggggcggcggccccgggggcaAGAAGGCGGCGTCGGGGCCGCGGGGGCCGCCGCCCGAGGGGAAGCAGTCCCAGCGCAACGCGGCCAACGCGCGGGAGCGGGCGCGGATGCGGGTGCTGAGCAAGGCGTTCTCCCGGCTGAAGACAAGCCTGCCCTGGGTGCCGCCCGACACCAAGCTCTCCAAGCTGGACACGCTGCGCCTGGCGTCCAGCTACATCGCCCACCTccggcagctcctgcaggaggacCGCTACGAGAACGGCTACGTCCATCCCGTCAACCTG ACTTGGCCGTTTGTGGTTTCAGGAAGACCTGACTCTGACACCAAAGAAGTTTCTACTGCCAGCAGATTATGTGGAACTACTGCATAG